In Hevea brasiliensis isolate MT/VB/25A 57/8 chromosome 13, ASM3005281v1, whole genome shotgun sequence, a single genomic region encodes these proteins:
- the LOC110660273 gene encoding uncharacterized protein LOC110660273: protein MMKKQLSVFLLFLVCSATALASVAASEEKPSNRPWLQWFGEAPQHHHHHHHPPSQPPKWDPKVVKCLQDFHVEKKCARQILASLWHRKVSVGPECCNIVNQLSEDCAETVFAGLTHSFFTFVLKQYCAHHRSAPPPKA, encoded by the coding sequence ATGATGAAGAAACAACtctctgtttttcttcttttccttgtTTGCTCAGCCACAGCTCTAGCTTCTGTTGCTGCTTCTGAAGAAAAGCCATCAAATCGGCCATGGTTACAATGGTTCGGAGAAGCTCCacaacatcatcatcatcatcatcatccacCAAGTCAACCACCCAAATGGGACCCTAAGGTTGTCAAGTGCTTGCAAGATTTCCATGTTGAAAAAAAGTGTGCTCGTCAGATTTTAGCTTCTCTTTGGCATCGCAAGGTTTCGGTTGGCCCTGAATGCTGCAACATTGTTAATCAATTGAGTGAAGATTGTGCAGAAACTGTTTTTGCTGGCCTTACCCATTCATTTTTTACATTTGTTTTGAAGCAATATTGTGCTCATCATAGATCAGCTCCACCTCCTAAGGCTTGA
- the LOC110660272 gene encoding triphosphate tunnel metalloenzyme 3 — protein MEVEVKLGLPDLPNYTRLNSLLSSFHLKTIPQQNLFFDSDAATLSSQRAVLRLRFFDNDSRCVLSLKAKPVLINGVSRVEEDEEEIDPLIGRECVADPSKLSSVESRILKRCKDEFGIVEGMGFVCLGGFENLRQVYEWRGLKLEVDETKYSFGVSYEVECETSDPEEVKRQLEEFLKDNGIDYKYSEMSKFAVFRSGKLP, from the coding sequence ATGGAAGTAGAGGTGAAATTGGGTCTCCCTGATTTACCCAATTACACCCGCCTAAATTCCCTCCTTTCCTCATTTCACCTCAAAACCATTCCTCAGCAAAACCTTTTCTTTGATTCTGACGCTGCCACTCTTTCCTCTCAACGTGCTGTCCTTCGCTTGCGTTTCTTCGACAATGACTCGCGTTGTGTTCTTTCCCTCAAGGCCAAGCCTGTTCTAATCAATGGTGTCAGCCGTGTCGAGGAAGATGAAGAGGAAATCGATCCATTAATTGGTCGTGAATGCGTCGCCGATCCATCCAAGTTAAGTTCCGTCGAATCCAGGATTTTGAAGAGGTGCAAAGATGAGTTTGGGATTGTGGAAGGAATGGGTTTTGTTTGTTTGGGTGGGTTTGAGAACTTGAGACAAGTTTATGAGTGGAGAGGGTTGAAGCTGGAGGTGGATGAGACTAAATATAGCTTTGGGGTTTCTTATGAGGTGGAATGTGAAACATCTGATCCTGAAGAGGTTAAGAGACAACTCGAAGAGTTTCTGAAGGATAATGGGATCGATTATAAATACTCAGAGATGTCAAAGTTTGCAGTTTTTCGATCTGGGAAGCTGCCTTAG